In Oceaniferula marina, the following proteins share a genomic window:
- a CDS encoding tryptophanase encodes MSNSSVQFASGEFVPLEMHKVRVVQKLNLLPVEERVKSIEGAGCNTFLLQNKDVFLDMLTDSGTNAMSDQQVAAMSVADDAYAGSASYEKLYNTIVDILGTEYFLPVHQGRAAEHIISQAFVTKDGVVPMNFHFTTTKAHIEYAGGSIDELFTDEALKIKSNHPFKGNMDIDKLKAKIATVGKENVPYVRMEAGTNLIGGQPFSIANMREVREVCDTNDLLIVLDISLIAENIYFIKTREEEFKDADIKTIIRAMCDLADVIYFSGRKVSCTRGGGIATKSKEHYLRMRDMVPLFEGFLTYGGMSVREIEAMAVGLQEILDMNMISQSPQFIKYLVDDLDAAGIPVVTPAGGLGAHLDAKQFLPHVPQLEYSAGALAVALYIISGIRGMERGTISMDRDADGNDVASEVELLRLAMPRRVFTLSQVKYVADRVKWLYKNRDLVGGLEFYDEPKVLRFFVGRLKPNSDWTEKLVAKFREDFPEGL; translated from the coding sequence ATGAGTAACTCATCAGTCCAGTTCGCCAGCGGAGAATTTGTCCCCCTTGAAATGCATAAAGTGCGGGTAGTCCAAAAACTCAACCTGCTTCCTGTGGAGGAGCGGGTCAAATCGATCGAAGGCGCAGGTTGCAACACCTTCCTGCTACAAAACAAGGATGTGTTTCTCGATATGCTCACGGACAGTGGAACGAATGCCATGAGTGACCAGCAGGTTGCGGCCATGTCGGTGGCAGACGACGCCTATGCGGGTTCGGCATCCTACGAAAAACTCTACAACACGATTGTCGATATCCTCGGAACCGAGTATTTCCTGCCAGTACACCAGGGAAGGGCCGCCGAACACATTATCAGTCAGGCGTTTGTAACGAAGGATGGCGTGGTCCCGATGAACTTCCACTTCACGACCACCAAGGCTCACATTGAATACGCTGGCGGATCCATTGACGAGCTGTTTACCGATGAGGCTCTTAAGATCAAGAGCAACCATCCCTTCAAGGGCAACATGGACATCGACAAGCTGAAGGCGAAGATAGCAACCGTCGGTAAAGAAAATGTGCCCTACGTGCGTATGGAGGCGGGAACCAACCTGATTGGCGGTCAGCCGTTCTCAATTGCTAACATGCGGGAGGTGCGCGAGGTCTGTGATACCAACGACCTGCTTATCGTCCTCGATATCAGTCTGATTGCGGAAAATATCTATTTTATCAAAACTCGTGAAGAGGAATTCAAGGATGCCGACATCAAGACCATCATTCGTGCGATGTGCGACTTGGCGGATGTCATTTATTTCTCTGGCCGCAAGGTGAGCTGCACCCGTGGTGGTGGTATTGCAACCAAGAGCAAGGAGCACTATCTCCGCATGCGTGACATGGTGCCATTGTTCGAGGGATTCCTCACATACGGTGGCATGTCAGTGCGTGAGATTGAGGCCATGGCAGTAGGTCTTCAGGAAATATTGGATATGAACATGATTAGCCAGTCGCCCCAGTTTATCAAATATCTGGTCGACGACCTAGATGCGGCCGGTATTCCGGTGGTTACTCCGGCCGGTGGGTTGGGGGCGCACCTCGATGCGAAGCAGTTCCTGCCACACGTGCCGCAGTTGGAATATTCGGCTGGTGCCCTAGCCGTTGCGCTCTACATCATCTCTGGAATCCGCGGGATGGAACGTGGAACCATTTCGATGGACCGTGACGCCGATGGCAATGACGTGGCCTCCGAAGTGGAACTCCTGCGACTTGCCATGCCTCGCCGGGTGTTCACTCTCTCCCAGGTCAAGTATGTGGCAGACCGAGTCAAGTGGCTCTACAAGAACCGTGATCTGGTTGGAGGGCTCGAGTTCTACGACGAGCCCAAAGTGCTGCGTTTCTTCGTAGGACGTCTTAAGCCGAACAGCGACTGGACCGAGAAGTTGGTCGCCAAGTTCCGTGAGGATTTTCCTGAGGGACTCTAA
- a CDS encoding ROK family protein: MSNTPLSLGIDFGGTSIKIGVVRGSEILTFCKPILTPEYETPSQLIKAISESVKELQKDYPGIVGIGVGVPGFVNLEKGLVYQLTNVPGWVHVPLRDQLQSLTGLPCTIENDANCMAYAEWKHGAGQGMEHLLCLTLGTGVGSGIISNNMLLHGSHSTAGELGQTSIHYRGRKGAYGNLGALEDYIGHNEITADAIVAYADQGITKTKEECGPYQLQLAAEAGDTVAIDVWRNIAEKLACAIVNACWLLNPEAIIIGGGVAKAGALIFDPLETFIRTQLSTAFYSHLKIFPAHFSNDAGIIGAATLGLENAQAEK; encoded by the coding sequence ATGTCCAACACACCACTTTCCCTCGGCATCGACTTTGGCGGCACCTCTATCAAAATTGGTGTTGTCCGCGGCAGCGAAATCCTAACTTTCTGCAAACCCATCCTCACTCCGGAATATGAAACGCCATCACAACTGATCAAAGCGATCAGTGAAAGCGTCAAAGAGCTACAGAAAGACTACCCGGGCATCGTCGGTATCGGCGTTGGAGTTCCCGGTTTTGTCAACTTGGAAAAGGGGTTGGTCTACCAACTCACCAACGTCCCCGGATGGGTCCATGTCCCACTGCGCGACCAACTCCAGTCACTCACCGGTCTTCCATGCACCATCGAAAATGATGCCAATTGCATGGCCTACGCCGAGTGGAAACACGGAGCCGGGCAAGGCATGGAACACCTGCTCTGCCTCACCCTCGGAACCGGCGTCGGCAGCGGTATCATTTCCAACAACATGCTGCTGCACGGCAGCCACTCAACCGCAGGAGAACTCGGCCAAACGTCCATTCACTACCGGGGTCGTAAAGGAGCTTACGGAAACCTGGGAGCACTCGAAGACTACATCGGCCATAACGAAATCACTGCGGATGCCATCGTGGCCTACGCCGACCAAGGAATCACCAAAACCAAAGAAGAGTGCGGCCCCTACCAGTTGCAACTCGCTGCCGAGGCGGGCGACACCGTCGCCATCGATGTCTGGCGCAATATCGCGGAAAAACTGGCTTGCGCCATTGTCAACGCCTGCTGGCTGCTCAACCCCGAAGCCATCATTATCGGTGGCGGCGTCGCCAAGGCCGGAGCCTTGATCTTCGATCCACTCGAAACCTTCATCCGCACCCAGCTCTCCACGGCTTTCTACAGCCACCTGAAAATCTTCCCCGCCCACTTCAGCAACGACGCCGGCATCATTGGCGCGGCCACGCTCGGGCTGGAAAACGCACAGGCAGAAAAGTAG
- a CDS encoding type III pantothenate kinase, with protein sequence MRTLLVDNSNTRTKFALSDDKQLLDWRAIIPTADISAESLAHTLANTQWDRSIISSVVPAKASTLEEYLKAKPCHLVSYKSQLPIGIDYPYPEQIGADRLVNAAAAHVLYGSPSIVLDFGTAVTFDVITATGAPNHQSPKPAPAMYCGGVIAPGLAAMTEGLARRTALLPQIELEEPERAVGKSTEEAMLAGAVYGYRGLVREIITELRKEIPGEPIIIATGGDAPLITRGLPDIQHLAPQLTLEGLSILADLNN encoded by the coding sequence ATGCGCACCCTGCTCGTCGACAACTCCAATACCCGGACCAAGTTCGCTCTCTCCGACGACAAGCAACTGCTCGACTGGCGTGCCATCATCCCAACAGCTGACATTTCCGCCGAGTCCTTGGCCCATACACTCGCCAACACTCAGTGGGACCGATCCATCATTAGTTCGGTTGTTCCCGCCAAAGCCTCGACCCTCGAGGAATACCTCAAGGCCAAACCCTGCCACCTCGTCAGCTACAAAAGCCAACTCCCGATTGGCATCGACTACCCCTACCCCGAGCAAATCGGAGCCGACCGCTTGGTCAACGCCGCCGCCGCCCACGTGCTCTACGGCAGCCCGTCCATCGTACTCGATTTCGGCACCGCCGTCACCTTCGATGTCATCACTGCAACAGGCGCCCCCAATCACCAGTCACCCAAACCAGCGCCCGCGATGTATTGTGGCGGCGTTATTGCCCCCGGCCTGGCCGCAATGACCGAAGGCCTGGCCCGACGCACTGCCCTGCTTCCACAAATCGAACTCGAAGAACCTGAGCGGGCCGTGGGAAAATCCACCGAGGAAGCCATGCTTGCCGGAGCCGTCTATGGTTATCGGGGCTTGGTCCGCGAAATCATCACGGAACTTCGCAAAGAAATCCCCGGAGAGCCCATCATCATCGCCACTGGCGGCGATGCCCCCCTTATCACCCGCGGACTCCCTGACATTCAACACCTCGCCCCCCAGCTGACTCTCGAGGGGCTGAGCATCCTGGCGGACCTCAATAATTGA
- a CDS encoding ammonium transporter, with product MTIKSILPASLLLLGAGTLLAADEPSEYAKFEASAEYVKFALNNLWILISAALVFLMHLGFASLESGLCQRKNTVNILFKNCFIIAMGVLTYYFVGFNTHYPGDRGVDPSAWNGFLSIGGMAAAEPGTAANFTSEYNAGYTYWSDFIFQAMFAATAATIVSGAVAERVKLTSFLIFATLLVAFAYPIAGSWHWGTGFLADKGFYDFAGSTVVHAFGGFAALACVIVLGPRRGKYTKDGLKPILPSNLPLATIGAFLLFLGWFGFNGGSVLSADAQGVSTVFVTTTLAACAGALACMATSWIVLKKPDLSMTLNGFLAGLVGITAGADAISPTMSIVAGGVAGVIVVFSILFFDKIKIDDPVGAISVHGVCGIWGTLAVAFFGGASFSSQLIGIITVCAFAFIFSFALFFLLKLIMGVRVDEKEEHEGLDVAEHGAPAYNE from the coding sequence ATGACCATCAAATCCATCCTACCGGCCTCCCTTCTCCTGCTCGGAGCGGGCACGCTACTTGCAGCAGACGAACCCAGCGAATATGCTAAGTTCGAGGCGAGCGCAGAATATGTGAAGTTCGCATTGAACAACCTCTGGATCCTGATCTCCGCAGCTCTTGTCTTCCTCATGCACCTCGGCTTCGCCAGTCTTGAATCCGGCCTCTGCCAACGCAAAAACACCGTCAACATCCTGTTCAAGAACTGCTTCATCATCGCCATGGGCGTGCTGACCTACTACTTCGTTGGCTTTAATACCCACTATCCCGGTGATCGTGGAGTGGACCCCAGCGCATGGAACGGCTTCCTGAGCATCGGTGGCATGGCTGCTGCTGAACCTGGCACCGCCGCCAATTTCACCTCCGAATACAACGCAGGCTACACCTACTGGTCCGACTTTATCTTCCAGGCCATGTTTGCAGCCACCGCCGCCACCATCGTTTCCGGTGCGGTTGCCGAGCGCGTTAAACTGACCTCCTTCCTGATCTTCGCCACCCTGCTGGTTGCCTTTGCCTACCCAATCGCCGGTTCCTGGCACTGGGGAACTGGTTTCCTTGCCGACAAAGGGTTCTACGACTTTGCTGGATCCACCGTGGTTCACGCCTTCGGCGGCTTCGCAGCCCTCGCCTGTGTGATCGTGCTCGGACCCCGCCGTGGCAAATACACCAAAGACGGCCTGAAGCCCATCCTGCCATCCAACCTTCCCCTGGCCACCATCGGAGCTTTCCTGCTCTTCCTCGGCTGGTTCGGATTCAACGGTGGATCGGTCCTCTCCGCTGACGCCCAGGGTGTCTCCACCGTCTTTGTGACCACCACCCTCGCCGCCTGCGCCGGAGCCCTTGCCTGTATGGCCACTTCATGGATCGTGCTGAAAAAGCCTGACCTTTCCATGACCCTCAACGGATTCCTCGCCGGTCTGGTCGGGATCACCGCCGGAGCCGACGCCATCTCCCCAACCATGTCCATCGTGGCAGGTGGTGTGGCCGGCGTGATCGTGGTCTTCTCCATCCTGTTCTTCGACAAAATCAAGATCGACGACCCTGTCGGTGCCATCTCGGTGCACGGTGTCTGCGGTATCTGGGGAACCCTTGCTGTTGCCTTCTTCGGAGGTGCATCCTTCAGCTCTCAGTTGATTGGTATCATCACCGTTTGCGCCTTTGCCTTTATCTTCTCCTTCGCCCTCTTCTTCCTGCTGAAACTCATCATGGGTGTGCGTGTCGACGAAAAAGAAGAACACGAGGGACTCGACGTTGCCGAGCATGGAGCCCCGGCATACAACGAGTAA
- a CDS encoding ammonium transporter translates to MRTLNTFLLSAAVMLAGSVSVMAAEAEASIDSGDTAWMLTSTLLVLMMCLPGLALFYGGLVRAKNVLSIFVQCFAMAGVMSLLWVAFGYAVAAGEGGNAFFGWDSKMLFLNHLTDESVSGSIPESVWITFQMTFIIISPAIIVGAFAERMKFAAVLIFTILWTVLSYLPMWHMAWGGGLFHHWGAIDFAGGNVVHINAGIAGLVACLFVGKRKGFPGPALVPHNVPYVLIGAALLWVGWFGFNAGSAGAASASAGMAMLTTQIATAAAVVVWMALEWIISKKPTAVGAATGAVAGLVAITPAAGSAGVMGAMAMGAISSLVCYFAVTTLKHKLNYDDSLDVFGVHGMGGIVGALLTGVFIRGEDGGSVLQFWIQAKSVMVTIVWSGLAAAFALTVAKVLCGGLRVAEEVEDGGLDRTDHGEEAYNWES, encoded by the coding sequence ATGAGAACATTGAACACATTCCTACTTTCCGCGGCTGTGATGCTGGCGGGTTCCGTTTCCGTGATGGCCGCAGAGGCCGAAGCGAGTATTGATTCCGGTGATACCGCTTGGATGCTGACTTCCACCTTGCTGGTGTTGATGATGTGCCTTCCCGGTTTGGCTTTGTTTTACGGCGGGTTGGTCCGTGCGAAAAACGTGTTGAGTATCTTTGTGCAGTGTTTTGCCATGGCCGGTGTGATGTCTCTGCTCTGGGTGGCCTTTGGTTACGCCGTGGCCGCAGGTGAGGGGGGCAATGCCTTTTTCGGTTGGGATTCCAAGATGTTGTTCCTCAACCATCTCACGGATGAGTCCGTTTCAGGAAGTATCCCTGAGAGTGTCTGGATTACCTTCCAGATGACCTTCATCATTATCAGTCCCGCAATCATTGTCGGGGCCTTTGCCGAGCGAATGAAGTTTGCGGCAGTTTTGATTTTTACGATTCTCTGGACGGTGCTTTCCTATCTGCCGATGTGGCACATGGCCTGGGGGGGTGGCTTGTTCCATCACTGGGGCGCGATCGACTTTGCCGGAGGTAACGTGGTGCACATCAATGCCGGTATCGCCGGTTTGGTTGCCTGTTTGTTTGTGGGGAAACGCAAAGGGTTCCCCGGGCCGGCATTGGTGCCTCACAATGTGCCTTATGTCCTGATTGGTGCCGCCTTGCTGTGGGTCGGTTGGTTTGGATTCAATGCCGGGTCGGCGGGTGCAGCCAGCGCAAGCGCCGGAATGGCAATGTTGACCACTCAGATTGCGACGGCAGCTGCGGTGGTTGTCTGGATGGCGCTTGAATGGATTATTTCCAAAAAGCCGACCGCTGTGGGTGCCGCCACAGGTGCCGTTGCTGGTTTGGTTGCGATCACTCCGGCTGCCGGATCCGCGGGCGTCATGGGAGCCATGGCGATGGGTGCGATTTCAAGTTTGGTGTGTTATTTTGCCGTCACCACGCTGAAGCACAAACTCAACTACGACGACAGCCTGGACGTTTTTGGCGTGCACGGCATGGGGGGGATTGTTGGGGCTTTGCTGACGGGGGTGTTCATCCGGGGCGAAGACGGTGGCAGTGTGCTGCAGTTTTGGATTCAGGCGAAGAGCGTGATGGTTACGATCGTCTGGAGTGGCCTTGCTGCAGCCTTTGCGCTGACGGTCGCCAAGGTGCTTTGTGGAGGACTTCGTGTGGCTGAAGAGGTCGAAGACGGGGGGCTTGACCGGACGGATCACGGTGAGGAAGCCTACAACTGGGAGTCCTGA
- a CDS encoding arylsulfatase yields MAQPLMTLHHTLLIFLTTLSCLSLTHAKTARQDTRPNIIIMMVDDLGYSDFGCYGSEIQTPNIDSLASNGLRFSSFYNTAKCHSSRVSLLTGLYSDQAGDSKLSRGVTIAEVLGKAGYRTAMVGKWHLTKEPTDRGFEKYFGHLSGATNFFKGDKSFRLNGQKWDDFGPDFYTTDANITFATRFLDETRRESPDKPFFLYIAHNAPHYPLQVKKEDYDKYRGIYDTGWDKIRAKRFQKQRDMKLIPDGWKLAPRPELVPAWSKLSDEDKQWDTRRMMAFAGMVDRIDQTTGSLVNYLKQNQLFDNTLILICSDNGACPFDRTKGKDKDPWDPESYWCYDTGWSHVGNTPFRLHKQNQHAGGISSPLIAHWPKGITAKPGSVTHQPGHLIDFMATCIDLADTQYPTNWPDIELQALEGKSLDPIFKGKQRAGHKELFFRYSSNRAIIQGDYKLVTHRASQWELYHITNDGTEMHNLASSMPEKVKTMAQLWHQIAKKKGQLKGKTNAPVSGKTPPRLKKSGVPENKGKQKK; encoded by the coding sequence ATGGCCCAACCACTCATGACCTTACACCACACTCTTCTGATCTTTCTCACCACCTTGTCTTGCCTGTCACTCACACACGCTAAAACGGCCCGCCAAGACACACGCCCCAATATCATCATCATGATGGTGGACGACCTCGGCTACTCGGACTTCGGCTGCTACGGAAGCGAAATCCAAACCCCGAACATCGACAGCCTCGCATCCAATGGGCTGAGGTTCAGCTCATTCTACAACACCGCCAAGTGCCACTCATCGCGAGTCTCCCTGCTCACCGGTCTCTACAGCGATCAGGCAGGTGATTCCAAGCTAAGCCGGGGTGTAACCATTGCCGAAGTCCTTGGCAAAGCGGGGTACCGCACCGCCATGGTCGGCAAATGGCACCTGACCAAAGAGCCCACTGACCGCGGGTTTGAAAAATATTTTGGTCACCTCTCCGGCGCGACCAATTTCTTCAAAGGAGACAAATCCTTCCGCTTGAATGGGCAAAAATGGGACGATTTCGGCCCCGACTTCTACACCACCGATGCCAACATCACCTTTGCCACCCGTTTTCTCGATGAAACCCGCCGAGAGTCACCCGACAAACCGTTTTTCCTGTACATCGCCCACAACGCTCCACACTACCCGCTTCAGGTCAAAAAAGAAGATTACGATAAATACCGAGGCATCTACGATACGGGCTGGGATAAGATCCGAGCCAAGCGTTTCCAAAAGCAACGGGACATGAAACTCATCCCGGATGGCTGGAAACTTGCACCTCGCCCGGAGCTCGTTCCCGCCTGGTCAAAGCTCAGCGACGAAGACAAGCAATGGGACACCCGACGCATGATGGCCTTCGCCGGCATGGTCGACCGCATCGATCAAACCACCGGGAGCCTGGTCAACTATCTCAAACAAAACCAACTGTTCGACAACACTCTGATTCTCATCTGCTCCGACAATGGTGCCTGCCCCTTCGATCGGACAAAAGGCAAAGACAAAGACCCATGGGACCCGGAGTCCTACTGGTGTTACGACACCGGTTGGTCCCACGTTGGCAACACCCCGTTCCGCTTACACAAACAAAACCAACACGCCGGAGGTATCTCCTCCCCCCTCATCGCCCACTGGCCAAAAGGAATCACAGCCAAACCCGGAAGCGTCACCCACCAACCAGGTCACCTCATCGACTTCATGGCCACCTGCATCGACCTCGCCGACACCCAGTATCCTACCAACTGGCCCGACATCGAGCTGCAAGCTCTGGAAGGAAAGTCATTGGATCCGATTTTCAAAGGAAAACAACGGGCCGGACACAAGGAACTCTTTTTTCGATACAGCTCCAACCGCGCCATTATCCAAGGCGACTACAAACTCGTCACCCACCGAGCCTCCCAATGGGAGCTCTACCACATCACCAACGACGGCACGGAAATGCACAATCTCGCCAGCAGCATGCCGGAAAAAGTCAAGACCATGGCTCAACTCTGGCACCAGATCGCTAAAAAGAAAGGCCAACTCAAAGGCAAAACCAATGCTCCGGTATCGGGGAAAACTCCCCCGCGTCTAAAAAAATCGGGGGTTCCGGAAAACAAGGGGAAACAAAAAAAATAA
- a CDS encoding TorF family putative porin, producing the protein MNKSIQSIILGSSLLVAAPAFAGVATEMPPAPAAESPFEFEIHTGYHSIYEFRGVDFGDDLWEAGIDGSYAISDTLSLSGGLWYADNVDFDELDLYLGLTKSFEHFDLSVGYTYYLFPGDSDADTQEFYVGASTEVAWGIGLGLTYFYDFDLIEGGYLELEATKSFSLTDCLGLDFAVGAAWSFDYNGDVDGGDLDGFNHWYASVALPWEIREGVTLAPYAKFVGAGSDLNNEYDADASEDLFLGGAVLTVTF; encoded by the coding sequence ATGAACAAATCAATCCAATCCATTATTCTTGGCAGCAGTCTGCTTGTAGCGGCCCCTGCCTTCGCCGGCGTCGCCACTGAAATGCCTCCCGCTCCTGCAGCCGAGTCTCCGTTTGAATTTGAAATCCACACTGGATACCACTCGATTTATGAGTTCCGTGGTGTTGATTTTGGTGACGACCTCTGGGAAGCGGGTATCGACGGTAGCTATGCCATCTCCGACACACTCTCTTTGAGTGGTGGTCTCTGGTATGCCGACAACGTCGACTTCGACGAGCTTGACCTTTACCTTGGCTTGACCAAGAGCTTTGAGCACTTCGACCTCAGCGTTGGTTACACCTACTACCTTTTCCCCGGTGACAGCGATGCCGACACCCAGGAGTTCTACGTCGGTGCTTCCACAGAAGTGGCATGGGGAATCGGCCTTGGACTGACCTATTTTTACGACTTTGATTTGATCGAAGGTGGTTACCTTGAGTTGGAAGCTACCAAGAGCTTCTCTCTGACTGATTGCCTTGGTCTCGACTTTGCTGTCGGTGCGGCTTGGAGCTTTGACTACAACGGTGACGTTGACGGTGGTGACCTCGACGGGTTCAACCACTGGTATGCCAGTGTCGCCCTTCCTTGGGAAATCCGTGAAGGTGTAACCCTCGCTCCTTACGCCAAGTTTGTGGGTGCAGGATCTGACCTCAACAATGAATACGACGCCGACGCCAGCGAAGACCTCTTCCTCGGTGGTGCCGTCCTTACCGTGACCTTCTAA
- a CDS encoding sulfatase-like hydrolase/transferase, with product MTFRILLLALISCGTAIVQADDRPNILLIVADDMGYGDLSCYGSKQISTPHLDRLAAHGVRCTDGYVSGSVCAPSRAGLLTGRYGSRFGFEHNLHQPDYLRPEFAGIPLDEPLISDRLKKLGYRTGIVGKWHVGEALPEHHPNARGFDFFFGMLGGGHSYFPTSDQNKLLYNREKVSSIRVPYLTDWFTLEALDFIQGQGKAKTTNQEQPWFLYLSYNSPHSPMQAKPEDIARYKHIEPKTRRIYCAMQHCMDQNIGKIIDHLQKNKQLENTLIVFISDNGGSVEVSHAVNAPLNGSKGTFLEGGIRVPTIYHWPAQLQPKVYPQPVISLDFMATFVSAAQGTLPETSSLTKKKKRRIYDSVNLIPHFKGEITEVPHQTLHWRTVLRGSAIRSGDWKLLIPNSSMPQLYNLAQDIGETNNVIHKHPEIVKQLLKKRLQWEVSLERPPMFASAAYWTGYSAKLYAKDYSRVQPEPDDSTDIWSFQRPTKKLGTRQSESPISRQTE from the coding sequence ATGACTTTTCGTATACTCCTTCTCGCATTAATCTCCTGTGGCACCGCCATTGTTCAGGCAGATGACCGCCCCAACATTCTGCTGATCGTTGCCGATGACATGGGCTACGGTGATCTCTCCTGTTATGGGTCCAAACAGATTTCCACACCACATTTGGATCGGCTGGCCGCGCATGGCGTCCGCTGTACCGATGGATACGTCTCAGGCTCTGTGTGTGCCCCGTCCAGAGCTGGATTACTAACTGGAAGGTATGGGTCACGATTTGGTTTTGAACACAACCTCCACCAACCTGATTACCTGCGTCCGGAATTTGCCGGAATCCCACTGGATGAACCACTGATCAGTGACCGCTTAAAAAAGCTGGGGTATCGCACCGGCATCGTGGGAAAATGGCATGTGGGAGAAGCGCTACCAGAACACCACCCGAACGCCCGCGGGTTTGATTTCTTTTTTGGCATGCTCGGTGGCGGACACTCATACTTTCCAACAAGCGATCAGAACAAACTCCTGTATAACAGGGAAAAAGTATCAAGCATCCGCGTCCCTTACCTCACGGATTGGTTCACGCTTGAGGCCCTCGATTTCATCCAGGGCCAGGGCAAAGCCAAAACAACAAACCAAGAGCAACCATGGTTTTTGTATCTCTCTTACAACAGCCCGCACTCACCAATGCAGGCGAAGCCGGAAGACATCGCACGATACAAACACATCGAGCCAAAAACCCGCCGCATCTACTGTGCCATGCAGCATTGCATGGATCAAAATATCGGAAAGATCATCGACCATCTTCAAAAAAACAAACAGCTCGAAAACACTCTGATTGTTTTTATCTCCGACAACGGAGGGTCTGTAGAAGTGAGTCACGCGGTCAATGCCCCGCTGAATGGCAGCAAAGGAACCTTCCTCGAAGGAGGTATCCGGGTACCCACGATTTATCACTGGCCCGCACAGCTTCAACCGAAGGTGTACCCCCAACCGGTGATATCACTGGACTTCATGGCTACCTTTGTCAGCGCAGCTCAAGGCACACTTCCCGAGACCAGCTCACTAACAAAAAAGAAAAAACGCCGCATCTACGACAGCGTCAACTTAATCCCCCACTTCAAAGGTGAGATCACAGAAGTCCCCCACCAAACTCTTCACTGGCGAACCGTCCTGCGCGGCTCAGCCATCCGCTCAGGCGACTGGAAACTGCTCATTCCCAACAGCAGCATGCCGCAGCTCTACAACCTTGCCCAAGATATTGGAGAAACCAACAACGTCATTCACAAGCACCCCGAAATCGTCAAACAACTGCTCAAAAAGCGGCTTCAATGGGAAGTCAGCCTGGAACGCCCACCGATGTTTGCTTCCGCCGCCTATTGGACAGGCTACAGCGCGAAGCTCTACGCAAAAGACTATTCCCGCGTTCAGCCAGAGCCTGATGATTCGACGGATATCTGGTCGTTTCAACGACCAACAAAAAAATTGGGGACCCGCCAAAGCGAATCCCCAATTTCCAGACAAACTGAATAA